The Quercus lobata isolate SW786 chromosome 4, ValleyOak3.0 Primary Assembly, whole genome shotgun sequence genome segment acacacacacacacacacaaaaaaaaaaaaaaaaactctaaaaactatAAAGAAATTTTAAGAAGACCTAAATTATGTTCTATAGCAGCTCCCCTCTGAATTTTGCCCTGAAAAGCCTTTGAATAGGTTAAGAAATCCTATTAGAAGTTGAATTCTCATTAGGAGAAAATCTCAGGTTTTTAGACTTCACTTAATTGACGTTTTCAGCCCATTTAACGTCAAAATTTGTACTTTTGGTAAACtataaaattgtaaaacattccagcccaacttgaataaTCTTGATTGGACATCTGACCTAAAAGTTATGCCCCAAATACTAATTGGTGTGTAGGTTGAAAttctaatccgaattggacttaaatttagtgcaaatttcctttgattttttacttcaattggacttgaatttaattgggttgtcattttttgacttcatcatggcccttgtaaaGGTAAAGTCCATTAACTTTCTTCTTAGCacaaattcatatatttaatttcattcttctacaaagaaaaattcgcacatttaaaattcaattaagcacaaaattgattattcagcattattccaaagccaaatataaaatgcatgaattaactcaaaatagtATGATAATGcttcctaataataataatataaatatgcaaaattaagctattatcaagGTTGTCAATACCGTACTGGAGGCCGTATcggtttggccaccggtacggtatatttcggataccggtcaataccagTGTACCGTTTCGagtttaccgctattttatatatttaatatatatatatatatatatatatatacacacacacatacacacatacatacacaaaaTCTCTATTTACCATAAAACAATACCTCAAAAATTCATGTTTATCATAAAACATTACTTCaattaagaacaaataattcattgtttgaaactttaacttaattaaaaaaaaaaacacatacataaaattgttcattacacacaaagaaaacaaataaacacaaattaCATAGGATTGTTCATTACacataaataaacacaaattacACAAGATCTACTCCCATCCTTCAAAAGGATTTACATCAGGACCATAATACACATGAGTATTAGCATCTGTCAACACAACATCATTTTCACCATCTTCCTCATCAAgaacaacaacatcatcatcatcatcattatcttctAAAGTCATTGTTGCTAATGGTTCTTCAATGCTATCCCAATTCACATCTTCCTCACTTAGTAACAAAAATTCAGATTCCTCAATATTATCAAGGCTTATAGGATCCAAGTAATCCTTTGTCCTTCTAATGTTCCTACCAAAATCAATATCATACATTGGTGACATTTTCTaatcattcaaaataaaaattgaatatatttaaaaacataactttCTCGTAACAACAAATTATACCGAACATACACCAAGTCATTCAAACGTTTATGCTCAAGCCTATTTCTCCTCTTGGAATGGACAAACTCAAATGTGCTCCAAGCTCTTTCACAACCAGTTGCACTACAACACTGACTTAGCACTCGAATTGCAAACTTTTGTAATTCCGGAGTGTCATTTCCAAATTGCTCCCACCAAGcaacttccaaaaataaaagaaattattaatttagtacaaagcaaataacaaactttcaaatgaaatgtgtatatatatatatatgtatagataCATATAGCATACTTGGACTTAGTTTTTCACGTTGGCGGATTGCCATAGGCATTCCAAAGTCACCTAAAGACTTTTTGTATAATTCAATTTGAGAACTAAGAATATCTTGCTCATCAGGATCAGAAACCAGCCTTGTAATGGTACTAAGTAGGCCTTTTGTAACATCTTTTTGCTTCTTAAATGACGGCCTAAAGAAGATTCCAGGGTTAAGATAACAACCTACTGCATGCAATGGACTATGGAGTTGTTTATCCCATCTAGCATCAATGACACTAGTAAATGGTATATATGCagaaattttattcttcaaCCTTGCTTTTATATTCTCCTTTGCTTTATCCATTGCCTCATACAAGTATCCCATTGATGGTTTTTCATCCCCATCTACAAGACGTAGTACTCTAACCAAAGGCTCACTAATCTTCACTATTTGTTGACATTGTAACCAAAACTCTCTATCTTCCAAAACAATTGCAGCCACCTCCTTTCCCATGACATCCCTAGCATATCGAGATTCGACCTATTGATCACAAGTAAACATTTGCCTAAGTTCTTTCTTGAACTTAGTCAAGCATTGAAGACTTAAAAACTTAGTTGCAAACCTTGTGATGGCTGGACGAATCAAATCCCTACCATTAGTGAAGTCGCTTCTCATCAAAGCTAAAATCTTGCCATGGTTGTATATGAATTTGGTAATCTTTTGAGCCTTTTGAATGGTTTCATAAATGATAGGAAAATATCTTTTATCAGAAAAATTTTCCAACATTAAATCAATGCAATGGGCTGCACAAAGAGACCAATAGAATGTCCCATATTTCTGCATTAGCTTCTTTCCTGCAGACTTGTAAGAAGCATCATTATCTGTAATGAACTGCACAACGTTCTCAGGCCCATTATCAAACAACTTAAACAATGTATCTGCATCCTTTGTTAGGCCTGACACATCAAGGGATTTAAGAAACATGGTACCTCTAGGACAATacactaaaaaattaatgattggAGCTCTCTTTTGATTTGTCCACCCATCTGACATAATTGAACACCCATAAACTTTCCAATCATTTTTCACATCTAAGAGATAATCATTCATTTCAcccacatgtttttgtaataaAGGCCCCCTCAAGTCATGATAAGAAGGTCCCTTAAAACCAGGCCCAATAGCTGCTACACTATCTAAAGCTTCTTGATAATACACAGAGTGAGCGGCATTGAAAGGTATATTAGCATGGTACCACCATCTTGCAAAATTCATTCTTGCCTTCTCAACCATTTGCTTTGAGGCCAAAGAAGACCTTATGGATGGTTGAGAACCAGGTTTTGTTCTTGGAGCAAAATAGGATTTAATGTTTGACTTTTCTCCAACTTTTTCTTTCCCCTTAGTGTTATAATTACTAACTGATGAATGACTCTTTGAACCCCCTCTCTCATTATCATTATTACCTTCATCATGATGATGatcatcctcctcctcctcctctacATCATAGGGATTTGCAATTTCTctatttattcttctttttttctgtttattttctttaaatcttCAATCAATTGTTTCATTTGCCATTTTACATCTTCAGATACTTTTTTGCATGCTTCAACATCACTCGGAATCCCAGCTAAATGATACTTGAGCCTAGTAATTCCTCCCCCCCTtatcattttacaacaaaaagtaCACTGGGTGTTATTTCTTGCATCCGGCACAGCACGGCCATAAGCCCATGCTGGATCCTCGGACCTTACAGCCGGGCCAGATGCTACACTTGACTGATTTTCAGTCATAATTTACACTGCATATATACCATCAATTATTTGTTAATAACTCTAGTTACCTTTTTATTAATAGTCATACTAAGTTGTAATACTAACCCAATATTTGAAGCTAACCAAAATCAagaatgaaacaacaatatatatcaattcaGGAACACAGAACCAACACAATTCAGGAACACAGAACCAAAATCAATTCAGGAACACAGAACACAATTCAGGAACACAGAACCAACACAATTCAGGAACACAGAACCAAAATCAATTCAGGAACACAGaaccaaaatcaagtttttatttatccTATTCCACATGAAGTATAATTCCACGCATAAATAATTAAGACAAAACGTTACCTGAGAGTGGCCGAGAGAGTGAGAGACGGAGCAGCGGCAACTGAGAAACAGAGCAGCGGTGAGTCGGCGACTGAGAAACAGAGAGCGGAGTTGCCGAGTGTGAGAGAAAGATTGGCCTTAAACTACTACGGCAGAGAGAATAGAGCAGGATGAAATAGCACTCGGTCTGAATCCTAACTCGAGGAAGGGTTCGCTTGTGCTTCTATCTTAAGGTGGAAAAAGGCATGAGGATGAGGAGACCCTTGATCCTAACCCTCGAGAGAGCCCTGAGAGAGAGCgtcagagagagaaagaaagaaagagggttGTGGGCTTGTGGCTCGCTGACTGAGAAACAGAGGGCGGAGCTGCCGAGTGTGAGAGAACAGAGCAGTTGAGAGAGagcgtgagagagagaaagaaagaaagagggctGCGCCGGTGTGGGAACTAGGTAGTGATAggaaattagggttttagaattaggatttaacaaaattacaattttacccTTGATAAAGTCAGAATtaacaaaagcataaaaaaggGTTTTAAACGTTCCGGTCCGGTATTCaaataccggccggtacagcCGGTattggccggtacggccggtatttttacCGGTACGAAACGTGGGGATTAACCGTATTGGATCACCGGCTGGTACGGTATATTCTGGCCGTatcggccggtacggtacggtatCAACAACACTGCTATTTTCACCTATTATCACCAATTGTGCTCCTTTTGCAGATagttaatattttgattaatgaaaaaaataagccTTTTGGTCTCTTTGGTGTGGCGCTAACTCCAATTCGACCTTAATTGCTGAAACCTAGTGATTTTCCCGCCTGAGATTGACTCCAAGCCAGGTCTAGATGTCGTGTTGACTCCTAAGTCATACACCTTTATTTTCTAGTCTTtcaattttactattcaattatTCTGGTTAATTTGTACAACCTTAAAGAAGGGAAATtgctgatttaaaaaaaaaaaaattgaatacatGAGTCTTTAAGTCaagcattcataattttcaacttttttattattattattattatttatttatttattgcctGAATGAAAAAAGAGGTCACCAGTGTGAGTTCATCGACACTATACTATGTGATGGCAAGGCCAGCCCAAGCGTTTCGGAGGCCTAGGGCAAAATCTTCAAATAGGGCCTTTATgttatcatttaaataatatttaactagcgttttatacaataattttttaaaatccattctttttttctttttaatatgattttttttttggttaagaaaatgctaaagttataacaaattttactacaaactaGTGTTGTAATGAATGTGATCAATGACATGAGACTTACAAAAATACTagaaatattatgaaatttacaAATGAGAATTATAAAGatatatcaccaatcacaaatattcatttaaaaatgcgttcaatagttttttgaaattcatCTATCATATTCATTGTCACATCAAATTAGAAAAGTTATGGAGACCACCACGCACCCTTGGTGCAgtgatcactccacaagtataaattcttgtagggtgtggggggcaaTGGCTAAGATTTAAGTCTCTAGAAGAGAGTTTcgcacacatatacacttagattaggttagagtagaatttttatcttgtataaaaataattaaataaataaaagttatgtatttttaacattttcttatttgaattaCTTGTGATTAGTAACACGTCTATTTATAagacctatttatttaaaattttcttatctttatctctagcattacttaaTTCTTTGAGCCTTcttaatagtgaaaaaaaaaatgtaaactaaaaagttttaatatctcaaaaatatttatatataaaaaataaaaatatttgctCCAAATTTGGGGTCTTCTCTAGTAAGGGGGTCCTAAGCAATGGCCTAATTGGCCTAAGTCTAAAGCCAGCCTTGCGTAATGGTAATATCACGTATACCACACAAGCCTTGCTGAACCTTATTAATAATAGTTGAATGTCAATTTAATGGCAGGAGTCATACTTCTTGAACTTATTCCCATTCTAAATGGTTGACGTAGAGGGTTTCATGTCCTATAACAAAATCTGATTGCCCAAATAATGAAACTCCATATATTGTAAGCAACTTAAAGTCCCACTTACTAATTAATCCCAAAGTACCCAGCCCCTTGATTAAGAAATTTAAGGACAAAGTTGGTAATCCACTTTCCATGAGTCAAACATATACGTGTTTACGTGCGAAGATTTGCTGTGATCATCTCTTGTCCTACTGTTGTACTTGTTTATAGTCTTTCTACAAGTCAATGAACAAAGTCTTAAGTCAACTGTTAATAACGACAGTGATTGAGTGAATATCACCATAGAAATCCATACCATCACGTGTTTAGATTTATTTGGCGAAGGTGATTGCTAATTAATGAAGCAGGCTCAACTTGATCTGTCTCCAAATTGTACTGGTTTTTCAAACACTTGAGATTCTAATTCCCCAAATTCCGGCCTGATCTCCTATATATATTGTATTGGGATTTTTTGCCGCATAAGTCttgtcaaaataataaattttacactcAAGAAGAGAGcatcttatcaaatattttataattagtaTTACAATActcttatataataaagatataaCACTTATTGGTTTCTTATGTGGATATAGGCGGTCAAACTGAATCATGTAATTTTTATGCTCTTACGCCCTTATTTTATGCTCCCCTCTTCTACATctatttaaacatatattatatgGTTTATAACAAAGCTAATATTAACAGACATTATTGCTCATCTAATTGTATGGAACTAATACTAATGAAAAGTGCTTTTCCTTCAAATAATGCTTgtaagcaattttttttgtgagtttttttttgtggtggatAATTGGGTAGGGtaaattaatttctttcacaGGTATTTTTGAATCATACTCATTGTATAACGGGTTATTGAAGCAAGTGTAATATTTGTAGTGCCAAATCATTCGCTAGCCTTATTATTTATGTATGACTTCATTGCTATATATGGTGTTTTCATTGTTATGGCAATGttgttattataatttttttttaaattttgagatgAATGAGCACTTTATATCATTGAATCGATCAAAATTGGATGAATTGCAAGAGCTTATTCatttataacaaaaactaaCTTCAATCCCTATAGCCTATATTCAATACAATCCTATGTGTCAATTCAGATTAGCATGTCGGATTTATATCATGTTGAGGTATGAATATTTGACTAAATGGCTCGACTTGAACCCTACCCATTTAAAAGTCGTGTCATGACTCTTTCACCTTAACCCAACTTGTTAATGAAGTGGGTTAATGCAACTTGACACTTGACATGCCTAAAAAACTGGTcatgttgggttgacacgaatgtgacacaacccatttcaacccacttaatattaaatatgacATTCAtatagaaataagttctttacatcCTGAAAGtaatgcatacacttcaagtcttcaatcCACGTTTAAAATAACATAgtccaacaaaaatataatatccatctagaaataagttctttacaccccAAAAAAAGTGCATACACTTTAACCcaacttcaaaataaaatagtttaacaaaaatataacattcacaGAACTTGctaaatgctaagtatcaatattaaAAAAGTTGGTGCAAACAATAGACTAATCATGACTAGGGtttataaagtttcaatttacaattatatcacttgtaagtttttataattactcacttttctttttgagtttaaaatataGATTGGATATAagaggtatttgacaaatccaaaataaaataaatatttatttattatgtgaattaaacgggttgtgttaaatAATGGGTCATCTTAAGttgatataaataaattaacatgtcAAACGTGTTTATTGCAGGTCACACGGGTTGATCTGCTTATGACATGTTTCTTATTATGTAACATTCGGGACAATCCATTTGTAACCCAAACTTGCTAAGACTCAACCCTAACCCACAAAAACCCGTATCATGTTCACGGGTTGGGTCAAtcattgacacccctaatttTATACAATGAGAGAGTCACTTTTGATTATGGCTAAGGATACAGCCAGGCATAACAAACTACCTTGTTAAAAACATTTTACGGGCAACACATTCCATTGACAAGCTTTTTCCtatttgtttggataaaggagaaATTTTACTATctgttgaaggccaaaatttcacaagaatgcccattccatgaaaagtaaagaaggcccaattcaagcagcaagaagaatcaacattaaggccctatttatgttcagatttccagcaaaaaaggtcattaaaaagtctagcaaaattcagtgaaagaactgggtcgggatacccagaggctgccagaaggccgggatacccagaggctgccagacGCTCAGGATCCTCAAGTAATGCAGGGCAGTTACTGTAGGATTGAGACAACTGAAGAAAGGTatcacgaaatacaagaaatgaagaacaaagatgtccttctcaagtacccactGGTACAGtaaagaatcagaaagtataaagcaaacattcatgaacaaaggagctgtaccacaaggaaccaagaatgagaaaatcatacgtagaagcaactggaagagaactttcaacccagcagtaaaagattccaactatttgggaataataACAACAAGGAAATAACACCGACAGCCAATtctgaaaaatgagaaaccttgaaagaagagaagaTTGAAAGCTAATTGTTGAGGacgccccggaatggaaagtcagcaagtgacttttagagaaacagtattaaaagatgaaaaccatgagaaaaaggggaagagaCCAGTCCTTGAGCAActgtcacagcacgagctctgagggacaaaagagagaaatcactagtaccatggagccctagaaaacacactataaaaggaatagaaaacccatgttgaagaGAGGGAGGATTATTCAataggaagaatatcataacagagtcattagaactctgtaaaatttaagaaaaacagaggaatgcctcccggtatcccagaaacagccactatagcacatacttggattcaaactttgcaagtcttagaggcttgaatagccatcaaagtctgtaatttttgagcttatttgaaccttgtatcacgtcttagtgagcacatttgtaatccacaatcaagaaaaataatgaaatatctcatattgatttgagaatttttaacaattactttgcatatttctttattatattatctttctttactgcttcttgctgctcaatacatatattcttgcttgtaaaaCTGAGTCcttgcccaagcaaagccactcagacttgagttccaaatcccacaagtcttgtgcaaaagcactaagtctgtgagaattggggccaggattCTCGTGGCtaaatcattctcatgaaattcacttacatatatgtataaagattgtatagtgcagagaaccagagattctgggttcttacaggcctcaTACGCCCCGAGATCACACGACAGTACGTCCCGGGATCCCATGACAGTACGCCcgaggaggaatcgcatttttgccttgaggagatttatgtgacttgcgcacaacttggttcgtaatcagcccccatttagctgcggtgaaccaagcccagtccaccaaaaatacaactatttggcccaggatccttgggcctgtgtgctaaagaaaaaagcactctcacattttggcgactccgctggggactgggagaaaggagagggaaaaagtAGTCCCTTCGCAAGCATGGCTCCAAAGCTAGGAAACACCTAGAGGAAGGAAAGTTCCTCTTGGTCCATTCAACATCAAGATCCCAAAAGTGTGGGTTCCTCCAACGAACGTTCTACCGAGAGACTATATATGGAATTTTGGGGAATTTCCCAACACAAGATAAGTTTTATGCGTTATTATTTTCTCTGCTTTACAATTTGAGCATAATAGATCATTGCCCtgctttttaaaagaaaaacagggGGTCATgtagtaatatataaacaattataatattgtctcattactttaaagaaaaatggagaagtgaacaaataaaatatattgatgaaatgaagattgtATGAGCTACATAATAGAGAAATGGCCCCACATTTGGGGGCtaatgtattctttcttttaaaaaaaaaaattcatgatattgtttcatttgtttaaaaagaaaaagaagaaagagaaataagtgaatcaaagagatttgatgaaatgtaaattacataGCAAAGCAATTTCGTCACGTTGTGGGGCTAAATAATTTTGCAGCAACTTGATAATAATATCATATGGCGTAGATTAACAAAATGGACAAGTTCCTTGGCTCCACCCACGGGTTTAGCAAAATGGAGTAGTTCCatgatcccagcaaagccttGAAAatccttgatcccagcaaagcctaagaaatcattggttccaacaaagctgaggagatcctttattccagcaaggctgagcacatccttaattccagcaaagtctaggagatccttgactccaggaaagcaaagcttgggagatccttgatcccaacaaagcctgagagatccttgatcccaacaaagctgaggagatcctttattccagcaaggctgagtacattcttaattccagcaaagtctaggaaatccttgactccaggaaagcaaagcctgggagatccttgatcccaacgaaactgaggagatcctttattccagtaaggttgagtacatccttaattccagcaaagtctaggagatccttgactctaggaaagcaaagcctggcagatccttgatcccaacaaagctgaggagatcctttattccagcaaggctgagtacattcttaattccagtaaagtctaagagatccttgactccaagaaagcaaagcctgggagatccttgatcctaGCAAAGtctaagaaatccttggttccaacaaatctgaggagatcctttattccagcaaagctgagtacatccttaattccagcaaggctgagtacatccttaattccagcaaagtctaagagatccttgactccaggaaagcaaagcctgggag includes the following:
- the LOC115986013 gene encoding uncharacterized protein LOC115986013; this translates as MVEKARMNFARWWYHANIPFNAAHSVYYQEALDSVAAIGPGFKGPSYHDLRGPLLQKHVGEMNDYLLDVKNDWKVYGCSIMSDGWTNQKRAPIINFLVYCPRGTMFLKSLDVSGLTKDADTLFKLFDNGPENVVQFITDNDASYKSAGKKLMQKYGTFYWSLCAAHCIDLMLENFSDKRYFPIIYETIQKAQKITKFIYNHGKILALMRSDFTNGRDLIRPAITRDVMGKEVAAIVLEDREFWLQCQQIVKISEPLVRVLRLVDGDEKPSMGYLYEAMDKAKENIKARLKNKISAYIPFTSVIDARWDKQLHSPLHAVGCYLNPGIFFRPSFKKQKDVTKGLLSTITRLVSDPDEQDILSSQIELYKKSLGDFGMPMAIRQREKLSPIAWWEQFGNDTPELQKFAIRVLSQCCSATGCERAWSTFEFVHSKRRNRLEHKRLNDLVYVRNIRRTKDYLDPISLDNIEESEFLLLSEEDVNWDSIEEPLATMTLEDNDDDDDVVVLDEEDGENDVVLTDANTHVYYGPDVLKVGVSLGAEFVVNWVEEEKFGVVLNRDEFTRAIDQLMEEGDAGEERRKRVRELGEMAKGAMEGSSYLNMKLLIQDVMQQVMGKLEYDHFGCCM